The sequence tcccctctccccaggGAGCCCTGTAGCCTCTGTCAAGTGGACAGAAAGGACTGGGAAGGACAATGTCACCTTGGATgacagggatgctgctgcctgcctgctcttGCCGAGACACCTTGCTGGCTCTCTGCtctgggcacggggctggcagggattCCACCACCCAAATCCATCCACCACAGGGAGGAAACTGGGACACTTGTGCCTGTTTTTTCTTGGCTGGTAGGCAGGGAGGGAGCTTCAGCCTCTCTCTCCCCAGCCTCATCCAGCAGCATAAAACTCCATCAGCAgccacctgccctgtgccccccaTCCCCCTCACCCTCCAGCCGAAGGAACAAGGAACAGCTCCTCtgtgtgtcccctccccagtgaaactgtccctgctgtcctgggctTGCTGTTTGTGGAGGGATGTCCCTGTCATTGTGCTGCCTGGTACCCaagtgccagcaggagctgcaggtgctcagCACCCATCCGGATGCCCAGGCCACCCCAATTCCCTCTGTAGGGTGTTGGGTTTGGGTCACTGGGGTCTACAGCCACTGCAGTGCCCCCGTGTGCATCTGCCTTCACCGGTGTCTCTCTTGTCCTAGTTCCCTTATGCTGCTCCACCTCCTCAGGAACCCGTGAAGACCCTCAGGAGCTTAATCAACATCCGCAAGGACACCCTGCGCCTGGTCAAGTGAGTCCTGGCACCCGCGGCCAGGGAGGGTCCTGCTGGGTGCTCCCAGGGGTGGTGGGCACGGGGCTCTCATTCCGGCACGGATGGAGGGAtgagctgctgcccttcccctccTGGTTCCCGcgtgcagcacaggcagtgccacaggatTAAAGGAGCTTAGCGCTGCCTTTGAAGTGCTTtgcttcttcttcctcccccaCCTTCCAAAGGCTTTGCTGGAGGGAGGCTGGGGATTGCGGCAGGGCCGGGGGATGTGGGATTACGGCTGAAATCTGTCTGCGGCACTTCCAGCCTGCAGCCGTGACCTTGGGCATGCCAGGCGCTCTTGTtgtgcctcagtgtcccctgaTGGAGGGCAGCAGCCCCTTTTGGTGCCGAGGGGATTAGTCCTGGAGCACCCCAAAGCCTGTCTCCTGGACCCTCTGTGCTCCCCAGGTGCTCGGAGGAGGTGAAGACCCCGGGGGAAGAAGTGAGCAAAGCCAAGGTGCACTACAACGTGGAGTTCACCTTCGACACGGACGCCCGTGTGGCCATAACCATCTACTACCAGGCAACTGAGGAATTCCAGAATGGGGTGGCGAGGTGAGGGGCCCCAGACAGGCCTGTGTCACCCCCCAGCTTGGCTTATGTCCCCCCAAGTCTGGTGTGTGTCCCTGCCTGATGGACATGGAGCCTCCCCCCTGAGGATCTTTCCTCTTCAGGACGGGAAAGAGCTGAGGGTGGTGCTGAGATTGGAGGGGGGCTCCTTGTTTCCCCCAGGTGCCACCACCAGGTCCTTGCCAACCTCTGCCACCTCCTTCCTTGTCACATCCTGCTCCCTCTTTTTACCTTCAGGTCAGAATTGAGACcaggggaaataatttttccccccagccccctccaggTTGGCTGTGgagttgtccctgtcccctcctatGCTATGCTGGCTGCCCTGTGTGTACTTTACCCTGTGGattattttaaccttttttaGAACTTCTCACCTCAGCCCCAAGAGGCATCTGGGAGGGGAGGAGTGACACCCCCCTCCTCCCATTTTCCTGGCATCTCCGTGATCTGGGGAGAGCGGGAGGGGTGTGGGGACACCCGTGGTGCCCTGACCCTGTCCTCTCTCCATGGGACAGCTACACCCCCAGGGACAACAGCCTGCAGTCCGAGACGGTGCACTACAAGCGGGGGGTGTGCCAGCAGTTCTGTGTCCCCTCCCACACCATCGACCCGTCCGAGTGGAGCGAGGAGGAGGTgggtccccccagcccccacaTCATCCCTGCAGATGGAGGTGGGATGAAGCGTCAGTGCTGCTCCATCTCACCAAGCCTCccctgtctctctccagctgggcTTTGACCTGGACCGCGAGGTTTATCCCATGGTGGTGCAGGCAGTGGTGGATGAAggagagggtgaggagggggtTCCTTGCTGCAATGGCCTTTCCCAGTTTGCTGGCATTGTGACGccagctgggcagagcctcctgcttttcctcactGCTGCCATGGCTCTGCCTGTCCCCCTGCCCGTCCCCTGAGCTCTGCGTGTTCCTTTGTGTCTTGCAGAGCACAGTGGGCACTGCCATGTGCTGCTGGCCACCTTTGAGAAGGTAAGTGCCAAGCTGGGGTCATCCCCCTCCTCCTACCTCCATCACCCACCAGGTACAGGAGCCTGGGCAATCCCTGGGAATCAGGATGGTGCTGCTGGGTTGGGGATGTTTCAGGCTGCTTCTCAAATCCTGGGACTATTCCCTCATTTTAGGCACCCACTTCTAAGGCATTTGGGCTCAAGTCCATCTTCCTTCCTCCAACAAGCTTTGCAGTGTGTGTGACCTCCCGCAGCTACCTCGTGCTGGACTGCCAGGAAAAGCCAGAATTCCTACAAAATGGGCTTGTTGggagtggggagggagcagtgacaggcacagggtgggtgggtgctctggcacagcagcccagaggtGCCCACCCATGTGCTCTTTCCTCCCTCCAGCACAGTGATGGCACCTTCTGCGTGAAGCCCCTCAAGCAGAAGCAAGTGGTGAGTGttgaggtgtccctgcacagcctgcagggactgaggggttttggggagcccccaaaaccccaagcctctcccagccttgcccctgctcccagggagtGCAATTTTAAGGTTATCAATGCAAAGAGAAcccctggattttggggggagGAGGACTGGCCCAAGCAGGGGGTGGGGAGCCGCAGTGGCTCTGGGCAAGGTgtctctgctcctcaccccgTCCCCGTGGGATTGCAGGTGGATGGTGTGAGCTACCTCCTGCAGGAGATCTACGGCATCGAGAACAAGTACAACACACAGGACTCCAAGGTGTGTGCCTGCGTTCCCCTACCTGCATCCCTcatcccttcttcccttcccctaGCCCAGGTCTGGCCACTGAAACATGCTCAGGGCAAGAgtttgcagcacagcacagggctggtgATGCCTGGGGACATTTTGCAGTGGCATCgaagctgctggaggcagaaaATTGAAGGATTGagctttttccccccattcttTGTGGTCCCTTGGGGGAAGGGTGATGGCTTAGATGGGAAGCATGGGGCTCAGAGCAAGGGATGTGCCTTATGCTCTGCTCTAATATGTAAAAATTGGGGTGAAAGTTTGGGTTTCTGTTTCCTTTGGCCTCACTCCCAGTCTCCTGGAGGAGAGGGATGAGGTCCCAAGGGGTCATCTGAAGAGCAGGCAGCCCATGGACACAGGCAGAACTCTCTCTGAGCGCTCAGCCAGTATTTTAGAGCACCCATCCTGGTGCCACGTGGGCTGGGGACCCCGAAGCCAAGCagttccctctgtcccctgggcAGGTGGCCGAGGACGAGGTGAGCGATAACAGCGCCGAGTGTGTGGTTTGCCTGTCGGACGTCCGGGACACCCTGATCCTGCCCTGCCGCCACCTCTGCCTCTGCAACACCTGCGCCGACACCCTGCGCTACCAGGCCAACAACTGCCCCATCTGCAGGCTGCGTGAGCCCCGGGGGGAGCCTGGGTGGGCTGGCTGACGTCCCTGGGAACGGGCTGACGTCCCTGGGAACGGGCTGGCATCTCTGGGAACGGGCTGGCATCTCTGGGAATGGGCTGGCATCTTTAGGAATGGGCTGGCATCTCTGGGAACGGGCTGGCATTTCCCACCCTCGAGCTCTGCAGTCCCTCTAGCCCCACTGGGGATGCCCCTCTTGGGAAACGGGGTGtcatttttcacagaattcacagaattcccgggttggaagagaccttcaagatcatcgagtccaacccagccccaacacctcaactaaaccctggcacccagtgccacatccagtctgtgttaaacacacccagggatggtgactgcaccacctccccgggcagccattccagaactttatcacctttctgtgaaaaactttttcctaatatccaacctatatttcccttggtgcagcttgagactgtgtcctctggttctgtcagttcctggagaaagagccaaccccacctgagcacagccacctttcaggagttgtagagagtgatgaggtcacccctgagtctccctttctctaggctgaacacccccagctccctcagctgttcctcacagggcttgtgctccaagcccctcaccaaccTTGTTGCCTTCCCATGCAcatgctcaagcatctcaacgtccttcccaaactgagaggccagaactggacacagcactcgaggtgctgCTCAACCAGTGCTCTAGGAATGAGCTGGCATCTCCCACCCTCAAGCTCTGCAGTCCCTCTAGCCCCACTGGGGATGCCCCTCTTGGGAAACGGGGTGTCATTTTTTGACAGGTCTCCTTTCATTGCCTGGTTTTCAcccctcccttttttccctgctgccacagctttCCGAGCCTTGCTTCAAATCCGAGCCATGAGGAAAAAGCTGGGCCCGCTCTCGCCCACCAGCTTCAACCCCATCATCGCCTCGCAGACCTCCGACTCCGAGGAGCACTCGGTCAGTGCCTGGCTGAAGGTGGGACCCTGGCCTCTTCCACCAGGATGGGGAGGTTTGGGGATCCGTGTGTTTCTGAAGAACAGGGATTTATTGCAAATTCATCTTGCAAAAATGCAGAGTtgatattacaaaaaaaaaaaaaaaaaagaaaaaatgtttttggcTGGGTGTCCATTCTCTAGGTTTGAGCTTCTTCCTGGGCCATCTTGATCCCACTGGGAGTGAGGAGATCAGCAGAATGGCCCAGGGAGGATCCTCACCCCATGTCCCCCTCTCCCCAGTCCTCGGAGAACATCCCCCCGGGTTACGAGGTGGTGTCGCTGCTGGAGGCCCTCAATGGGCCGCTGACGCCGTCGCCGGCCGCGCTGCCCCTGCGAGCGCTGGGGGACCCCCCGGGCGTGGGGACCCTGCCCTCCTACGGCAGCAATGGCCCCCTGCCCCCCCTGAGGGCCCTGTCACCCCTCGAGCACCTGCCCGACTGCGGCCCCCCGGGGCTCAAGCTGAAGAAGAGCATCTCCAAGTGAGTACTGGGGTGGGTACGGCAGTCTGGGGGTGCTCAGGGGGtctgggggctgtgggcaggggtgaaaccctctgctctgcccctttGGCCAGGTCCATCTCACAGAACTCCTCCATCCTGCCCGAAGAGGAAGATGAGAAGTCGTGCACTGAGTCCGAGCTGAGGGTCTCCAGGAGGAGATCCCCAGCCCGGCATGAGGAGGTGAGCACTGTCCAAAACATGGTAAGGAGTTGAGGCACTGGGGGGGGCAGCAGGTTTGGGGGAGGCTTGGGACCAGAGAGAACTGGCTGGAGTTGCCCCTTCTGGCTCTTCCTCCATCCATGAGAATGCCTGGAGGAGATGGGCCACCCATGCTGAATATCCTCTATCCCATCCTTCCTGTGGGCTCCTCTTCCAGGAATGTGGTGCAACGCCAGAGAGTGAAAACTTCACCCTGTCATCATCAGGAGCCATCGACCAGTCCTCGTGCACTGGGACACCCCTCTCCTCCACCATCTCATCCCCAGAAGGTACAGCATGGAGGGGCTCATAGgcactggcagggcaggagagtAGCATCGTGATCTCAGGACTGCCACACTGTGGCATGGCCCCTTCTTACCCTGCCGTGGACATTGGATGGAGCCCCAGGGTGTCACCTCTCCTTTGTCACCTGTACACCTGGAGGTGGGAGTCACGGGGCACTGATCATGCCTGTTTTGTCACCTCGTAGACCCAGAAATGGGGAGCTGTAAGCCCTGgggacctgctgctggcagctttgCACCCATCACATCTCCATGGCATGCAGCCAGTTCTTCCTCTGCACCCCACTCCTCCTCATTAGCCCCTCTTCCATCAGTGGGTGCTGTGCCATGACTCCCACCAGTGGGTGGGGGGGTCCAGTGgccccctcagcccctgctctcccGCAGAGCCcgtcagcagcagcctggctcagTCCGTCATGTCCATGGCCTCCTCCCAGagccagcactcccagctcagCACCGACACCGTGTCCTCCATGTCTGGCTCCTACATTGCCCctggcacagaggaggaagaggaggaggaggaggaagaggagggggacGTGCTCCCCTCGCCCGCGGCCGCAAGCGCCACAGCCTCTGATGGAGAGGTGGGGACTGGGGGTTGTTGGTGGAGCCCAGGTTG comes from Vidua macroura isolate BioBank_ID:100142 chromosome 19, ASM2450914v1, whole genome shotgun sequence and encodes:
- the RNF157 gene encoding E3 ubiquitin ligase RNF157 isoform X2; this encodes MGALTSRQNAGVEEVDIPANSVYRYPPKSGSYFANHFIMGGEKFDSAQPEGYLFGENSDLNFLGNRPVVFPYAAPPPQEPVKTLRSLINIRKDTLRLVKCSEEVKTPGEEVSKAKVHYNVEFTFDTDARVAITIYYQATEEFQNGVASYTPRDNSLQSETVHYKRGVCQQFCVPSHTIDPSEWSEEELGFDLDREVYPMVVQAVVDEGEEHSGHCHVLLATFEKHSDGTFCVKPLKQKQVVDGVSYLLQEIYGIENKYNTQDSKVAEDEVSDNSAECVVCLSDVRDTLILPCRHLCLCNTCADTLRYQANNCPICRLPFRALLQIRAMRKKLGPLSPTSFNPIIASQTSDSEEHSSSENIPPGYEVVSLLEALNGPLTPSPAALPLRALGDPPGVGTLPSYGSNGPLPPLRALSPLEHLPDCGPPGLKLKKSISKSISQNSSILPEEEDEKSCTESELRVSRRRSPARHEEECGATPESENFTLSSSGAIDQSSCTGTPLSSTISSPEEPVSSSLAQSVMSMASSQSQHSQLSTDTVSSMSGSYIAPGTEEEEEEEEEEEGDVLPSPAAASATASDGESTPVESPDVNFVSISAEERDAEGNDVLEDEDASPTQEDGPRTGAFLGLRCDNNNDMGIAHVKALDNKLCSEACLPGPEAANNNVGLQQTWPRCPPGPWDPEHAAAALPM
- the RNF157 gene encoding E3 ubiquitin ligase RNF157 isoform X3 encodes the protein MGALTSRQNAGVEEVDIPANSVYRYPPKSGSYFANHFIMGGEKFDSAQPEGYLFGENSDLNFLGNRPVVFPYAAPPPQEPVKTLRSLINIRKDTLRLVKCSEEVKTPGEEVSKAKVHYNVEFTFDTDARVAITIYYQATEEFQNGVASYTPRDNSLQSETVHYKRGVCQQFCVPSHTIDPSEWSEEELGFDLDREVYPMVVQAVVDEGEEHSGHCHVLLATFEKHSDGTFCVKPLKQKQVVDGVSYLLQEIYGIENKYNTQDSKVAEDEVSDNSAECVVCLSDVRDTLILPCRHLCLCNTCADTLRYQANNCPICRLPFRALLQIRAMRKKLGPLSPTSFNPIIASQTSDSEEHSSSENIPPGYEVVSLLEALNGPLTPSPAALPLRALGDPPGVGTLPSYGSNGPLPPLRALSPLEHLPDCGPPGLKLKKSISKSISQNSSILPEEEDEKSCTESELRVSRRRSPARHEEECGATPESENFTLSSSGAIDQSSCTGTPLSSTISSPEEPVSSSLAQSVMSMASSQSQHSQLSTDTVSSMSGSYIAPGTEEEEEEEEEEEGDVLPSPAAASATASDGESTPVESPDVNFVSISAEERDAEGNDVLEDEDASPTQEDAAVPDSCPINIEE
- the RNF157 gene encoding E3 ubiquitin ligase RNF157 isoform X4; this encodes MGALTSRQNAGVEEVDIPANSVYRYPPKSGSYFANHFIMGGEKFDSAQPEGYLFGENSDLNFLGNRPVVFPYAAPPPQEPVKTLRSLINIRKDTLRLVKCSEEVKTPGEEVSKAKVHYNVEFTFDTDARVAITIYYQATEEFQNGVASYTPRDNSLQSETVHYKRGVCQQFCVPSHTIDPSEWSEEELGFDLDREVYPMVVQAVVDEGEEHSGHCHVLLATFEKHSDGTFCVKPLKQKQVVDGVSYLLQEIYGIENKYNTQDSKVAEDEVSDNSAECVVCLSDVRDTLILPCRHLCLCNTCADTLRYQANNCPICRLPFRALLQIRAMRKKLGPLSPTSFNPIIASQTSDSEEHSSSENIPPGYEVVSLLEALNGPLTPSPAALPLRALGDPPGVGTLPSYGSNGPLPPLRALSPLEHLPDCGPPGLKLKKSISKSISQNSSILPEEEDEKSCTESELRVSRRRSPARHEEECGATPESENFTLSSSGAIDQSSCTGTPLSSTISSPEEPVSSSLAQSVMSMASSQSQHSQLSTDTVSSMSGSYIAPGTEEEEEEEEEEEGDVLPSPAAASATASDGESTPVESPDVNFVSISAEERDAEGNDVLEDEDASPTQEDGPRTGAFLGLRCDNNNDMGIAHVKALDNKLCSEACLPGSSVCVKVHVRSVPTRFSSPTLVPLPCPELPKGDKCIEHPWPLCGRGQWAGDPAQPCRLCFPSLCVGKRAKKPKRHTPWGLSQYICGQAESNSACALPLQLTLWQVPDLQQVLESQEGG
- the RNF157 gene encoding E3 ubiquitin ligase RNF157 isoform X5 translates to MGALTSRQNAGVEEVDIPANSVYRYPPKSGSYFANHFIMGGEKFDSAQPEGYLFGENSDLNFLGNRPVVFPYAAPPPQEPVKTLRSLINIRKDTLRLVKCSEEVKTPGEEVSKAKVHYNVEFTFDTDARVAITIYYQATEEFQNGVASYTPRDNSLQSETVHYKRGVCQQFCVPSHTIDPSEWSEEELGFDLDREVYPMVVQAVVDEGEEHSGHCHVLLATFEKHSDGTFCVKPLKQKQVVDGVSYLLQEIYGIENKYNTQDSKVAEDEVSDNSAECVVCLSDVRDTLILPCRHLCLCNTCADTLRYQANNCPICRLPFRALLQIRAMRKKLGPLSPTSFNPIIASQTSDSEEHSSSENIPPGYEVVSLLEALNGPLTPSPAALPLRALGDPPGVGTLPSYGSNGPLPPLRALSPLEHLPDCGPPGLKLKKSISKSISQNSSILPEEEDEKSCTESELRVSRRRSPARHEEECGATPESENFTLSSSGAIDQSSCTGTPLSSTISSPEEPVSSSLAQSVMSMASSQSQHSQLSTDTVSSMSGSYIAPGTEEEEEEEEEEEGDVLPSPAAASATASDGESTPVESPDVNFVSISAEERDAEGNDVLEDEDASPTQEDGPRTGAFLGLRCDNNNDMGIAHVKALDNKLCSEACLPAAVPDSCPINIEE
- the RNF157 gene encoding E3 ubiquitin ligase RNF157 isoform X1 — encoded protein: MGALTSRQNAGVEEVDIPANSVYRYPPKSGSYFANHFIMGGEKFDSAQPEGYLFGENSDLNFLGNRPVVFPYAAPPPQEPVKTLRSLINIRKDTLRLVKCSEEVKTPGEEVSKAKVHYNVEFTFDTDARVAITIYYQATEEFQNGVASYTPRDNSLQSETVHYKRGVCQQFCVPSHTIDPSEWSEEELGFDLDREVYPMVVQAVVDEGEEHSGHCHVLLATFEKHSDGTFCVKPLKQKQVVDGVSYLLQEIYGIENKYNTQDSKVAEDEVSDNSAECVVCLSDVRDTLILPCRHLCLCNTCADTLRYQANNCPICRLPFRALLQIRAMRKKLGPLSPTSFNPIIASQTSDSEEHSSSENIPPGYEVVSLLEALNGPLTPSPAALPLRALGDPPGVGTLPSYGSNGPLPPLRALSPLEHLPDCGPPGLKLKKSISKSISQNSSILPEEEDEKSCTESELRVSRRRSPARHEEECGATPESENFTLSSSGAIDQSSCTGTPLSSTISSPEEPVSSSLAQSVMSMASSQSQHSQLSTDTVSSMSGSYIAPGTEEEEEEEEEEEGDVLPSPAAASATASDGESTPVESPDVNFVSISAEERDAEGNDVLEDEDASPTQEDGPRTGAFLGLRCDNNNDMGIAHVKALDNKLCSEACLPGSSVCVKVHVRSVPTRFSSPTLVPLPCPELPKAAVPDSCPINIEE